From the genome of Ananas comosus cultivar F153 unplaced genomic scaffold, ASM154086v1, whole genome shotgun sequence, one region includes:
- the LOC109704886 gene encoding pentatricopeptide repeat-containing protein At3g53360, mitochondrial-like, with product MITKFKNHPWLYFSTTSCHPLPPSLFPHFQIQQQVNDLLSSLCKQKRFHEALRAFNSLQTQGSTFRLLPSTYAHLFFACSHLKSIHHGRLVHRHLSASSMRPDIVLSNHILNMYGKCGFMEEARKLFEEMPEINIVSWTSMISGFSQNCRENEAVDLYIRMLRSGLAPDQFALGSVVRTCAGLLNFLLGRQLHGHAVKSGYGSDRIVQNALVTMYSRADSIDDASLIFRRILDKDLISWGSMIAGFAQQGFELNSLYLFKEMINSGGCSPNEFHFGSAFSACGNINQLEFGQQLHGLCFKLRLDTDAFAGCSLSDMYARCRNLYSAKKAFYQIDMPDLVSWNSIIGAYSNAGLVDEAIVLFLEMRWLGLKPDDITVRCLLCACSDYSSLYQGQLVHSYLLKVGLDADVSVCNALLSMYTRCSDIFTALNLFEEIKAHDLISWNSILTACVQHRQLEEAFQLFKCMRSSMKDLDHITLNTILSACADLASFDIGKHIHAYSFKVGLETDIMVRNGLIDAYAKCGSLDDARKLFEMMGNNRDVFSWSSLIVGYAQFGYVKESLELFALMRSLHACRSTLEDPRHIPFSPAGVIAKX from the exons ATGATAACCAAATTCAAGAATCACCCATGGCTATATTTCTCCACCACTTCCTGCCACCCTCTCCCTCCATCACTTTTCCCTCATTTCCAAATCCAACAGCAAGTCAATGACCTTCTCAGCAGCCTCTGTAAGCAGAAGCGTTTTCATGAAGCTCTTCGAGCATTCAACTCCCTTCAAACCCAAGGATCCACCTTCCGTCTCCTCCCCAGCACCTACGCCCATCTCTTCTTTGCCTGCTCCCACCTCAAATCCATTCACCATGGCCGCCTTGTTCACCGCCACCTCTCTGCCTCTAGTATGCGTCCTGATATTGTCTTGAGCAACCACATCCTCAACATGTATGGCAAATGCGGCTTCATGGAAGAAGCCCGCAAACTGTTCGAAGAAATGCCTGAGATAAATATTGTGTCTTGGACATCCATGATTTCTGGGTTCTCCCAAAACTGTAGGGAGAACGAGGCTGTGGACTTGTATATTCGAATGCTAAGATCGGGATTAGCTCCCGACCAATTTGCATTGGGGAGTGTGGTGAGAACCTGCGCGGGCCTATTGAATTTTCTGCTGGGGAGGCAGCTCCATGGCCATGCAGTGAAATCAGGTTACGGGTCTGACCGTATTGTTCAAAATGCACTAGTGACAATGTACTCCAGGGCTGATAGCATTGATGATGCTTCTCTTATATTCCGAAGGATTTTAGATAAGGATTTAATCTCTTGGGGCTCGATGATAGCGGGTTTTGCTCAGCAGGGTTTTGAATTGAATTCTTTGTACCTCTTTAAGGAAATGATCAATAGCGGCGGTTGCTCTCCAAATGAGTTCCATTTTGGTAGCGCATTCAGTGCTTGTGGCAATATAAACCAATTGGAGTTTGGTCAGCAGTTGCATGGTCTCTGTTTTAAGCTTAGGCTTGATACTGACGCATTTGCTGGATGTTCCTTGAGTGACATGTATGCGAGATGTAGAAATTTGTATTCTGCAAAGAAAGCATTTTATCAGATTGATATGCCAGATTTAGTCTCGTGGAATTCCATAATAGGTGCTTATTCTAATGCGGGTCTTGTTGACGAAGCAATTGTATTGTTTTTGGAGATGAGATGGCTAGGCTTGAAGCCTGATGATATTACTGTTCGGTGCTTGCTGTGTGCATGTTCAGACTACTCTTCTTTGTATCAGGGTCAGTTGGTCCACTCTTACCTTCTAAAGGTGGGCTTGGATGCAGATGTTTCCGTCTGCAACGCTCTACTTTCCATGTATACGAGGTGTTCTGATATTTTTACTGCACTGAATCTCTTCGAAGAAATAAAAGCTCATGATCTTATTTCTTGGAATAGTATTCTAACAGCATGTGTACAGCACCGACAATTAGAAGAGGCTTTTCAGTTGTTCAAATGTATGCGCAGCTCCATGAAGGATTTGGACCACATCACCTTAAATACAATATTGAGTGCTTGTGCTGACTTAGCCTCCTTCGACATAGGGAAAcatattcatgcatattcatttaAAGTTGGATTAGAGACAGACATAATGGTGAGGAACGGTTTAATCGATGCTTATGCAAAATGCGGAAGCTTAGATGATGCCAGAAAACTGTTTGAAATGATGGGCAATAACCGTGATGTATTTTCGTGGAGCAGTTTGATTGTTGGATATGCTCAATTTGGCTATGTAAAGGAATCTCTTGAGTTGTTTGCACTTATGCGAAGCTTGCATGCCTGCAGGTCGACTCTAGAGGATCCCCGG CACATCCCCTTTTCGCCAGCTGGCGTAATAGCGAAGANTTGA